From Ictalurus punctatus breed USDA103 chromosome 2, Coco_2.0, whole genome shotgun sequence:
GCGTTTTTGTTAACCGGTTGCTTGGATACCGGAGATGGGACAGTCTTGCCTGCGCGAGGACCTGTTTGTGTTTATTGAAGCTAGCAGGTTGCTACTAACTCAGCTTCGCGTTAGTCActaaattagattaaaaaaatgtctgaCAACGAGGGAGAACAAGGCCCGAAGAGCACGTTTTCCACCTACATGGCCGAAGCCGACCAACTTTTTCACAAAGGCGAATACAGCAAGGCTGTTGAAAGCTATTCTACGGTAAAACCTCTGTGAACGTTAACTTAAATTAGCAAAGCCCAGGATTACAAAGTCAGTAAAAGACAAAAGTTTGATATTGTCAAAGCAAACCAAGCACTAAAAGATTGCTTATTTGCTTTAAAGTGTAAATAGCACATTTTATACCATTAAGGGTAGTttaatggggtgtgtgtgtgtgtgtgtgtaaggctcTGCTATTACAGCCGGGCGACAGGAACTGTTTGGTTGCCAGATCGAGGTGTTATGTGAAAATGGGTGAGGCTGAAAATGCTCTGAAGGACGCAGAAGCTTCTCTCAAAGATGACAAAAGCTTCTTCAAGGTGGGTTTTTCCTTATTAGCTTTTCTACTTTAAAGTAGCACAAGAAGACATCAATGAAATGGCAACGTCCAGTGACAACCATACTGATTTCATACTCTTACACTCCATTCTTCATGAAGATCAACAAATATTACTAATATATGCAAATAGAGTTAATTTGGGGACAAATTAACGCGTTgcgttaatatatatatatatatatatatatatatatatatatatagagagagagagagagagatatagatgtgtgtatgtatacacactctaccggtcaaaagtttgtggtcataaaaagcttttgatctgaaggtgttgtagacaactgtgtgtgtgtgtatgtaatatatatatatatacacacacacacacacacacacacatatatatatatatacacacacacacacacacacacatatatatatatatataattgctaCAACATATTCATTTCCTTCATTAGAACGCtaacgttttatttacaaaaatatattttttaaaatgcatgactcggagtgaaatatttcgaaaagcagccaataagtgtccagtgtaggtgggaactccttcaatgctgtttaaaaagcatctcagcggattcctcaagaaatcagtcgAGGAAATACCAAGAAtatatttctggaaattctagttaagaagggcgtctactttgaagatgattatataaaataactttttgtacacacacgcacattttacaaaaaagttttatttgtttatttatttatttattttacaaacatgCGTTTTTATGTAGCTATTTTCATAGGCCAGactgagctttaaaaaaaagtcccaCCAGGTTTTAGTAATGATGATTTATTTCATACGCACATGCATATGTTAatgaatgccaatcagccaaagTGCAAAGCAGTTGGCAGCACAGCTTATTTGCATTTGGTGACACCCACAAAACCCCATAAAAGGTCAAGCTTGCAGAGGGCTGAAAGTGTGAAATAAGGACAAAACTGTGAAAGAAAAGATTTCTCAGTGACTGAAATGGAAGTTATTTCACTCTTGTCACACctatttacagtgagggaaaaaagtatttgatcccctgctgattttgtacgtttgcccactgacaaacaaatgatcagtctataattttaatggtaggtttatttgaacagtgagagacagaataacaacaaaaaaaatatccagaaaaactcatgtcaaaaatgttataaattgatttgcattttaatgagggaaataagtatttgaccccctctcaatcagaaagatttctggctcccaggtgtcttttatacaggtaacgagctgagattaggagcacactcttaaagggagtgctcctaatctcagcttgttacctgtataaaagacacctgtccacagaagcaatcaatcaatcagattccaaactctccaccatggccaagaccaaagagctctccaaggatgtcagggacaagactgtagacctacacaagtctggaatgggctacaagaccattgccaagcagcttggtgagaaggtgacaacagttggtgcgattattcgcaaatggaagaaacacaaaagaactgtcagtctccctcaGCCTTGGGCTCCAtacaagatctcacctcgtgagCTTGCAataatcatgagaacagtgaggaatcagcccagaactacacgggaggatcttgtcaatgatctcaaggcagctgggaccatagtcaccaagaaaacaattggtaacacactacgccgtgaaggactgaaatcctgcagcgcgcgcaaggtccgttGCTCAAGAAAgtacatatacatgcccgtctgaaatttgccaatgaacatctgaatgattcagaggacaactgggtgaaagtgttgtggtcagatgagaccaaaatggagttctttggcatcaactcaactcgccgtgtttggaggaggaggaatgctgcctatgaccccaagaacaccatccccaccgtcaaacatggaggtggaaacattatgctttggggtgtttttctgctaaggggacaggacaacttcaccgcatcaaagggacgatggacggggccatgtaccatccaatcttgggtgagaacctccttccctcagccagggcattgaaaatgggtcgtggatgggtattccagcatgacaatgacccaaaacacacggccaaggcaacaaaggagtggctcaagaagaagcacattaaggtcctggagtggcctaaccagtctccagaccttaatcccatagaaaatctgtggagggagccgaaggttcgagttgccaaacgtcagcctcgaaaccttaatgacttggagaagatctgcaaagaggagtgggacaaaatccctcctgagatgtgtgcaaacctggtggtcaactacaagaaacgtccgacctctgtgattgccaacaagggttttgccaccaagtactaagtcatgttttgcagaggggtcaaatacttatttccctcattaaaatgcaaatcaatttctaacatttttgacgtgcgtttttctggattttcttgttgttattctgtctctcactgtacaaataaatctaccattaaaattatagaatgatcatttctttgtcagtgggcaaacgtacaaaatcagcaggggatcaaatacttttttccctcactgtattatgACTCTCTCATGCTCTTAAGCCTCTCGCACACCATTGCACTGTCCCCAATGCTGTGTTGTAAGAGAAGGAGAACTTGTGTCATAAGGAAGCCTGATGTATTCAGGATGCTCAATGATGACACACTGAGAGATGCCAGATTAAGACATACCAGACTGGTCACTTGTCGTTTCTAGCACTAAAGCGTTTTAAGCATAGCTTTAATAGAAAATGCCATGGCAAACGGATCCGACTTACATGCCAGCTGAGCTGCAGCACATCAtcctcattttatttcttttgtcttaATTGAATGTCTGGTCTTTCTTGTCataatttatggatttgtgtaagcttgctttctttttattatttaatatttctttagggtagcattgctgcctcacagttcAAGCTCAACTccgagcttgggttactgtccaTGTCGAGTGtagcatgttcttcctgtgttcatgtgggtttcctcttggCTGTCtggtttcattttcattaagtttgtgtgtgtgtgattgaaatAAAAAGCTATTCAGTGTAAACTTGACAGCGTAATCAGTGTATCAAATTGCAGTAACTCTGACAATTATGTGATTTCAAACCAAGCAATGTAGGTTCACATCAGTGAGCCTCCTTATACATAACTTTAAAGAAACTCAGTAGCACATGTTGCTACATTTTGGgctcacggtggcttagtggttagcacgttcgcctcacacctccagggtcggcaccgtggccctgtgtgtgtggagtttgcatgttctccccgtgctgcgggggtttcctccgggtactctggtttcctcccccagtccaaagacatgcatttcctccgggtactccggtttcctcccccagtccaaagacatgcatggtaggctgactggcgagtccaaagtgtccatattgtatgaatggctgtgtgaatgtgtatgtgattgtgccttgcaatggattggcaccctgtccagggtgtgcccgatgctccctgggataggctctaggtttccccgtgactctgaaaaggattaaacggtataaaagatggatggatttatatgtttttgctttttacaaaagaaaaaaaaaagcaaatgtcttaatttatgtttctagttgttttgtttttgttttagtctTTTATCTTATCTGAGGATTTAAAATAAGAGCGCCTGTAGCACATTAGGATGACCGACTGAAAGATTCCTCTCATCTTGCTTAGGGTTTGTATCAGAAGGCAGAGGCTCTGTATACTATGGGGGATTTTGAATTTGCACTGGTCTTCTATCACCGAGGCCACAAACTGCGACCAGAGCTGCAGGAGTTCAGACTGGGTATACAGAAAGCTGAGGAAGCTATCAGCAACTCTGTGGGAAGTGAGTGCTTTTATGAAGAATTTTCAGACATTTATCAGAGTTACTAACTACAAAGATACGAGACTTATTTACAGTTATACTATccagaaaataaaatgtttcatattAAAACGCTTGTAATAAAGTATACGTAAGGTAGCTCATTCAACTGGATTAAAAGATCATGATCTGCAGTTGTTAATCATTAGAAGCTTGAGTGATGGTTCACTACTCATATATTAATGAAGTTTTCATTATGTACACTGTAAATGCACTAACTACTCTTAGATAATTACACTCGGCGCTTTCAAATCTGCACGAGCACTTGTGATCGGTCAGCATTTTGAGAAATCGTGCCTTTCCAATGATGTTATGGAGACTATTACAATGAACAAATCCACCATAATTGCAGCAAGCAAACACAATTACACTGTAATTTCATAATTACTGCAATGACATGTTTACCATAATTATATAGCACCAAATCCTTTCAGAATTATTCACTACAGTCTATGAAAAGGCACTTGCTTTTGTACctagggttatggttagggttagagacCCTAACCCTGGGTTGTATGCACTTTTAATCTTTAGGGTTGAAGAACTGATGTAATGAATGTAAATTTGATTTCaacagtttgcatgttttcaaatcactctggataagaTAAACAACTCACTCTTGTTGTACAGTAAATGTACAATTATTGTTTTGATGTAATAAACTGGAGTAAACCTTCTAACATTCTAGGTCCTTCATCTGTAAAGCTGGAGAATAAGGGTGATCTGTCTTTCTTCCATAAAGTAGATGAGGTAAGTCTGTGTTTGCTGCTGCCTCTCCAACAGGCACTGGCAAAAGCAGCTTTTTGAAAATTTACACTTGCggcaaattttattttatttttttaatgtagctcTATTTATCTACTTTATCACTGTAGAAATAAAACCACTCGGAATGAAATTCTACAGAAATTCCACAGCTATCAGCTTGAGCTCATCACAAATTGTTTATACATATAAAACCCTGTTCAGTTAtctgaatgtatgtgtgtgttttgactgGCAGCGCAAAAAGGCTCGACCAAAGTCTTTTATCCATCTCCTGAAGAAGGAACCGAGTGAGCGAAGCCAAAAGACACCAAAGAGTGAAAGAACAGCTAAACAGCTCCTGGGAGAGCTGTACACTGACAAAGAATACCTGGAAAAGCTGCTCAAAGATGAAGGTGTGTTTATGTATAGTTCGTTCGCATACATGCAAAAATCCTCTTCTTGATGTCAGCACCAAAGTATGCTGGTCCTCCAGGGTGaaccggtttaaaaaaaatttttgaaaaaaaggaTTTTGGACTCAATATAGTCAATAACTCGATGTGGTTGCTTGTACGGATCAGTGATAATGGCTGCTAAAATGCACAGTGACTGAATACAGCCCAACCTGAAAAATGTGCCGTggtaaaatgatcaaatgaagtttttacatgaaattaGGAAAGCAGTTACTATTTATTTCCACAGTCACAGATCCATGAATATAAACGAGCTTGAAATATGTGAAATGTAAGCAGGCCAAGATCCTCTACAAGTGTCTCAAATTATTATCAAATTATTCatcttattaaacattaaagtaTGAGACGCAATGCAGGTACTCTTCACAAACCCCAACCAACCCccctaaaaaaagaaatccttcaagggtgccaataattttgaagtTGACATATTTTCTGCTGTTTCATTTCAGATCTAATAAAAGGTAAGACACGTACTGGGGAGAGGCTGCAGGACGTAATCATGAGCTGCATATCGTATCTGGACACACGCACCGAGTTTTGGCGGCAGCAGAAACCTATCTATGCCCGCGAGCGTGATCGAAAGCTCCTACAGCAGCAGTGGAACCGCACACGGAGCCGTCCTCCCTCAGACCCCAACTTCTGCGTCCTCAAAAACCTGGAGGAGATAGACACAGGTGACATATTGGACTAGGATTCACATGTTGAAGTGCACGGATCCTTATTGCCTGATAAGCATGAATCTAGTAATAAGAAGTCAAGGCAAGTGGAGTTGTGGCATAATCTTGATCTTTCATAAACCATTACAGAACATTCATCATTTCATCATGGCATGATCTGATAAACTGATTTTGAGTGGTATACTGTAACATTGAAATTATGCCACAATCCTCATTCCTCTTGACTACTATTAGACAGTTCAATAACTTCGGTAACTGAAATTTCAGAATATTCCATAAAGAAATATTCTGCTAAATCTCTCTTTTAATTTGTCCTTCCAGAGATTGGACTACTTTTCCAGAGAGAGTAACTTGTGGTTCTGCTAATGTTATTACCGTAGTGGTGTGGATCTGATTGCACCACAAAACCTTTGTGAACGTTTAAATAACCAAGATGTTTTTACCAAATTGTTAAAGTGTCTGAAAGTTAAATGATGAGAACGACTTTGGTAAGACTTTCTCTCGCGGTTGGCTTATTGTAAGTCTGGAAATGTTGTAATTTATTTTGAGTCATGCGGTTGGATATTTCCAATGTTTATTGACAAGACTTAAACAAGTGTCCTTAGACTTAGGAATAAGTTGCCATGGTGATTTTGTGCACAACTTCTTGTTCTTGACATTTTTGCTTTCTAGAACTGACTGCAGGTAACACAAAGAATGGCCTAAAGAAGGCCCGAGAGGTGCTGAAGACGGTGCAAGGCTGGTCTGACAAAGCTCTGCCCAATAAGGCAGAAGTGCTGGGAAACCTGTATAGTTGCATTGGTACCATTTGACCTGGTTTCCGATTTCTAATTCACATACACTAATAAGTCTTCCAACAAAGGTCTGGCGGAAACAAGAGGCACTGTTTCTCTGCTCTGTCATCAGGTAATGCACTGATGGATCTGGGAAACATGGACAAGGCCCTGGAGAACCATTTTAAAGATCTGGAGCTGGCCCAGCAAGGGTGAGTCATCAGGTTGTTTCAGAAGACTAGGAATAATGTCAGGCATGTAGGCAAGTTTTTGCTTACTGTATatcataaaaaatgtattccacatttaaattaatggtgtttttttttttaacagtaaattgacGGACAGTAAGTCCAGGGCTCTGGACAACATCGGCCGAGTGTATGCACGCATCGgcaaattccagcaagccatAAAAATGTGAGTAGCTATTTTAGATTATGTACACTCAGATAGGTTACTATTGTTTATAagtttaattgtgtgtgtgtgtgtgtgtgtgtgtgtgtgtgtgtgtgtagctgggaGGAAAAGATCCCTTTGGTACAAGGTGGGCTGGAGAAGGCGTGGCTGTTCCATGAGATCGGCCGCTGTTATCTGGAGCTGAAGCGTCACACCAAGGCCAGAGACTATGGCATTCACTCACTCAGTGCTGCGGATGACATCGGTGATGAGAAATGGCAGCTCAATGCCAGCGTGCTAGTGGCGCAGGCTGAATGTTAGTCCGAATCGCATTACTCGTTACGCACAAGAAAGTAATACAAGTAATGAAAATAAGCGTGGCATGCAGAGGTGTGGGATAGCACACAGGacagtgtgtaaatattttctcCCTGTTTTTCAGTGAAACTGGGTAACTATAAGTCCAGTGTGTTGCACTTTGAGAAGGCACTGAACCAGGCTAAACTGCTGCAGGACGACGATGCCAGAGATGCCATCCAGAAGGTCAACACAGACATTCCTCCTCTCGTCTATTGCTCATGCTGTTgctttcctcttttctttttttttttcttttttttttttttttactgctatCATCGCATTCACACTGAATTAACATGAGTGGAATTCTCAATTACTGAACATTTTATCTCTAACACAAGTATTTCATAATTCTTATGATACAACATCAGTATGATAAAACAAAAGTATGGTAATATATGTTTGGAAGAGTCTCTAAAACTGAAGAATGCTACTCTTTAGATCACAAGGGTTGTGTTTTGGAAACTCTGAAAATCAACAGTAGATTTATTTCACACAGAACCAGAATATGACCAAAATGCAGTATGTAGTAGTATATaaaacagtacaaaaaaaaaatctaatggcATTAAGGAAAACTGATATCATCTGAGAGTGAATTACTACTTTagtcagaatgacaaaatgAAAATTTCCTATTTTGGTATAGGAATCATATACGCTATCCAAGGTCTTTGAACGTATTTTAATGGACTTTATTTTATTGGGAAAATCTTGATGTAATCCAATTGGAAAGGGCCAAGATCTTCATCAGTCTAATTAGGTACTTGATGCACACCATATAATTATGCTTTCAGTTAACACCAATGCTGTCTATTAATCTTTTATCAATAGGATTAACAAGTTTAACCTCCAAGTGTGTCTGTTTTTAATAAAGTACCCATTTACCATTTCATTAGGATCCCAAAGATTTAGGTTTTAGCTGTAAAGCATCAGAAAGTGGAGGTGTGCAAaaacttttgtgtgtgtaatttgatCAAATAATGTCTACTGATTGTTGATGTTGGTGTATTCACATTTGCACcatattttatttgatcttCCTTTAGATTCCTGAACTGCAGTCTTTCTGACACAATGCTGTCATTTCATTTTTCGTATTGTCTCACCCAGCAGGCTCTTCAAGAGACAAGACAGCAAGTGTTCCAGTGAGAGCAGATGGATTCAGTTGGCGTGACCCCTCTGAAcgactatgaaaaaaaaaattaaatgaatgaatcaaaatTACTGCTTGTGCTCATTCCTACATCCACTAGAATAAATCTTGGTATGTGTTTAAGTATGTCAAGGATTACTTCATTTTCAAACAATACACTTGTAGTCTGTTCTCAAAAGTGTAAATAGTAAGGAACATCTGAAAACATCTATGACTAATAATGTAAAGGTCACCATGGAAGCAATTAGTCAATAATTTGTCCACTTGGAAGATAATTTTAGAATTATTGCTCACGTTATATTAGGTCATGCCTGCGAGAGGTCTTTCATTTAGCATTTTACTTCTATAAAATTTCTGATGTGGTTAATGAGTGATGTAAGCAAGTTTGTGTGTTGCAAGATCAAGACTTGTGAAGAATGATTGAGTAACCACAGAATTTGTGGTTGTTGTGTAAGAACAGGAGACAAGCCGTTTCAGCTTGTCTGTATCTGTCCTGAAGAAGTCTGCTAAATCCTGAGTCTAGCTCTCTCACTGAACCTTTTCAACTTAAGGCCAGTACTTAATTTGTACCGGATCATATCAGaacaataaaagtaaataaagtagtagtagtagtatcaataataataataataataatcacttcAATGAATGAACATTCTTTGTCACCCCCACGTCCTAAAATACATGCTGTTCATTTCAGTGCTGACTAAATGGAAACTAGTGCCTCTTTTTGCCATATCCATAATGCATGATGAAATGTGACTGATAACGCAAGTATGTCATGTAATGACATACTTGTTTTATCAGTCACATTTCATCATGCATTATGGATATGGCGAAAAGAGGCAGCTGACACTGTCGTCATTTCTTAAATAAGTCAATAAGTGTGATGGTGCAGAAAAAGATCCTAAAACCAAAACAAGgtcatttctgtttctgaaacTTGTTTGCCCATCGCTTGCACATCACGTCAATATTCAGCCCTGTGCTATGTGTGCGTTTTTTGGTTGGCCAAACTGCAACATTGAGAGGTTGACCGTGTTTTGGAGTAATTTGGATCAACACAAGttaagaaagttttttttttttcaagcaaaaTGTTTGTTGTGAAGTTAACACACAGGAAATGAACAGTTGATTCCTCTAGTCCTCCCACGGAATCACTGAAGTGGTTGAAGCACTATTGTAGCTATATTTTCCAGGAACCATTTTCCTACCCACCGCCAGGGTAGGGAgtttgattcccaccgctgtcctatgtgtgcggagtttgcatgtttgccCCGTGCTGTGATTTCCTCaagggtactccagtttcctcctccagtccaaagacatgcatggtaggctgattggcatgtccaaagtgtccatagtgtatgaatgggtgtgtgaatgtgtgtgtgtgtgatgccctgtgatggattggcacctcatCTAGGGTGTCCCACGCCCTGTGCCCCATGAACCCTGGGATGAGCTCCAGGttcccgcgaccctgaaggataagcagtatagaagatggatggatggatggattaagcATAATCTATATCTATGGAATCTGTACAACAGAGTTTGTCAAAGGTTCTTTAAGGgctcattggataattaagggttcttggCATCTTCAAAGGGTTCCTCATAGGAAACTCTGTTGTAGAGTTCTACATAGAACACTTCCTCAGAACAGTTTTTCCAGAAGAAAAACCAAAGCACTGTTATGGATGTGAttatatttggaaaaaaaaaaaaaaaa
This genomic window contains:
- the odad4 gene encoding outer dynein arm-docking complex subunit 4, which produces MSDNEGEQGPKSTFSTYMAEADQLFHKGEYSKAVESYSTALLLQPGDRNCLVARSRCYVKMGEAENALKDAEASLKDDKSFFKGLYQKAEALYTMGDFEFALVFYHRGHKLRPELQEFRLGIQKAEEAISNSVGSPSSVKLENKGDLSFFHKVDERKKARPKSFIHLLKKEPSERSQKTPKSERTAKQLLGELYTDKEYLEKLLKDEDLIKGKTRTGERLQDVIMSCISYLDTRTEFWRQQKPIYARERDRKLLQQQWNRTRSRPPSDPNFCVLKNLEEIDTELTAGNTKNGLKKAREVLKTVQGWSDKALPNKAEVLGNLYSCIGNALMDLGNMDKALENHFKDLELAQQGKLTDSKSRALDNIGRVYARIGKFQQAIKIWEEKIPLVQGGLEKAWLFHEIGRCYLELKRHTKARDYGIHSLSAADDIGDEKWQLNASVLVAQAELKLGNYKSSVLHFEKALNQAKLLQDDDARDAIQKALQETRQQVFQ